Below is a genomic region from Fusarium oxysporum f. sp. lycopersici 4287 chromosome 12, whole genome shotgun sequence.
GTATATACACTAAATGTTCCTGCATGCGCTAGTGCTTACTCAAGGCGGGTCGAGCCGTTACCTCCAGGTCGTCAATCCATTGACATAAGAGCGACGGTCGGGTTTTAGTTAACATTTGCGACGAGGGCCGCCAGCAAATGGTTGAGATCTCGTATCTCCGGTATCTCTGCACcgatatttatttttttctGATGGACAACCGGTCTTAGATACGCCACGGGATCGTTATGGAAAGGCAGGTCCGCAAGGATGAGGGGCTTGGTGTGTGCATCTTGCTATATATCTGAACGCTCGTCCTAGGTCTCCAAGTTTTATACGGCTTGTCGTTTCATCACTCCTTTTCATCAACTGCACTTAAATCTTATTTCTCGACATCATGTCACTTAACGGAAAGGTGGTCCTCGTCACCGGCGGTTCCAAAGGAATTGGAAAAGCAGTCGCCGAGCGTGTTGTCGCCGACGGTGCGAGTGTTGTAATCAACTACTCCAGCGACAGCAAGCCTGCGGAAGATCTTGTCATTAAGATAGGCTCCGACAGGACCCTTGCTTTCAAAGCTGATGTCTCGAATATCGCTGAGATCGAGAAGCTGGTGCAAGCGACAGTTGAGAAGTTCGGCAAGATTGATTGCGTAATGGCAAATGCTGCATGCGCTCCCATGAATGATCTCGAGAGTTCAACAGAGGAAGGCTTCGATAAAGCCTTTAATCTTAACGTGAAGGGACCTTACTTTCTTGTTCAAGTGAGTCTTCGTGTCTAATGAATTCGGGCACAGTCCCTCTGACAACCATCAGAAAGCAGTTAAGCATATGCCGCGAGACGGCCGAGTCATCCTCGTTTCAAGCGGTGTTCTTCACCAATCACAAGTAGCACCTCGCTACCTACTTTACGCGTCCTCCAAAGGCTCCATTGAGCAGATGACACGTATTCTTGCTAAAGACTTGGGACCCAAGGGTATCACTGTCAATGCTATCGCCCCTGGTCCGACAGCCACAGAAATGTTCTTCCAGGGTAAATCGCAGGAACTCATCGATACTATCGCCGGTTTCAGTCCTCTTGGACGCCTAGGGAAACCAGAGGAAATTGCTGGTTTAGCTGCTTTTCTTGCTGGTCCAACTAGTTCCTGGGTGTCTGGGCAGGTCATCGGGGCTAATGGAGGTTCTTTTGTTTAAATGGGATAGATCTTCCTAATTAACAGGGGAAACTGGTCCTGTAATATTCATTATAAGGCTAAGCTGAACTATGATTACCAAAGCCCATTCTTCTCTTGTGTAAATGCCTAAATTATTTTGGAACAAAACGGATTTTATCTCAACTTGTACTTGCTGTTGAAAATTGAACCTTTGCTGGGTAATGAGAATATTCTAGCATATCAGGAACACTCTGTTTTTAGCGGTTTTGCTTTCACCCTGGtcatgaagatgagaaaaGTT
It encodes:
- a CDS encoding 3-oxoacyl-[acyl-carrier protein] reductase (At least one base has a quality score < 10) — its product is MSLNGKVVLVTGGSKGIGKAVAERVVADGASVVINYSSDSKPAEDLVIKIGSDRTLAFKADVSNIAEIEKLVQATVEKFGKIDCVMANAACAPMNDLESSTEEGFDKAFNLNVKGPYFLVQKAVKHMPRDGRVILVSSGVLHQSQVAPRYLLYASSKGSIEQMTRILAKDLGPKGITVNAIAPGPTATEMFFQGKSQELIDTIAGFSPLGRLGKPEEIAGLAAFLAGPTSSWVSGQVIGANGGSFV